In Asterias rubens chromosome 10, eAstRub1.3, whole genome shotgun sequence, the following proteins share a genomic window:
- the LOC117296165 gene encoding SURP and G-patch domain-containing protein 1-like — MSFRNTGGARWHGYQAQGNQQPDLSQSKAVSISEQERLIEQKKQEIQRKMAEKKKQKAEEAAKAGTTKKTSTGSIKFNIGQPKPPAAAQRPPAPAVQSPAPPPRPAAPPSAPAPVRNIFSNDGSFLEQFRKMQEQSAGQTRGSSISSAPMLNQTLDLKDIPLPDSPHPAPDTSPPPSTLYAPTSAQPIAFSAAPTQARKMPLPVPKPSAFRDSDEEEEEGLNAILPPEDPELLQAINILAEEVAEGGLTVEETAKKKHKRDPMFEFLFDSDSLDHKYYQKRLVELRLAKKIRFVQEMRKSAGATSQSQGRKRKSRWIDSGPGESPAIPPPKITIIAPSSVGGGATPSKLPGVAGVGGTGTGLEGVEDNDWGFGASGGTSTSSLGSGVNSFGMIGTTELSAAQLKQLKEQQEMQRMVDSMVKYHNKIASTAPRQETTEGSTKKKNKYAYDSDEDTHGGTWEHKQRTQEMTETRERAEILTQMGRGKHHLGDFLPPDELEKFLETLEALKEGRTPDFSDYQKFKIQADNIGYQMLKKLGWEEGQGLGTEGQGITTPVNKGSASTSTTGLGIDKASNLTQEDAEDEFSAYRKRMMLAYRFRPNPLNNPRRPYY; from the exons ATGTCATTCCGTAACACTGGAGGAGCTCGTTGGCATGGTTACCAGGCCCAGGGTAACCAGCAGCCAGATCTGAGCCAGTCTAAGGCGGTGTCGATCAGCGAACAAGAGCGTCTTATTGAGCAAAAGAAACAAGAGATTCAAAGAAAAATGGCAGAAAAGAAGAAACAGAAGGCTGAAGAGGCAGCCAAGGCTGGCACTACCAAGAAAACTTCAACAGGAAGCATAAAATT CAACATTGGGCAACCTAAACCTCCGGCTGCTGCACAACGTCCCCCAGCACCAGCTGTTCAATCACCAGCACCTCCGCCACGACCGGCAGCACCGCCCAGCGCCCCCGCGCCTGTACGCAATATTTTCTCCAATGACGGCAGTTTCTTGGAGCAGTTCCGCAAGATGCAAGAGCAGAGTGCAGGACAAACTAGAG gATCCAGTATTTCTAGTGCACCAATGCTAAACCAAACTCTAGATCTAAAGGATATCCCACTGCCAGATTCCCCGCATCCAGCACCGGATACTTCTCCGCCCCCTTCCACATTGTATGCCCCAACCTCAGCCCAGCCTATAGCCTTCAGCGCAGCACCTACTCAAGCTCGCAAGATGCCGTTACCGGTGCCCAAACCAAGTGCCTTCAGAGATTCAGATGAGGAAGAGGAAGAAGGGCTTAATGCAA TCTTACCGCCAGAAGATCCTGAACTATTGCAAGCCATCAACATACTGGCTGAAGAGGTTGCAGAGGGAGGACTGACAGTTGAAGAGACAGCCAAGAAGAAGCACAAACGTGATCCTATGTTTGA GTTCCTGTTTGACAGTGACAGTCTTGATCATAAGTACTACCAGAAGAGACTTGTTGAGCTGAGACTAGCTAAGAAGATACGCTTTGTTCAGGAAATGAGAAAATCAG CCGGAGCCACGAGCCAGTCGCAGGGACGCAAACGTAAAAGTCGTTGGATAGACAGCGGACCCGGAGAGAGTCCAGCAATCCCTCCTCCGAAGATCACCATCATCGCTCCGAGCTCCGTCGGCGGAGGGGCAACACCATCCAAGCTCCCTGGGGTAGCTGGGGTAGGGGGTACAGGGACCGGACTAGAGGGGGTCGAGGATAATGATTGGGGGTTTGGGGCAAGTGGAGGGACGTCGACATCGAGCCTTGGGAGTGGAGTTAATTCCTTTGGGATGATCGGAACGACTGAGCTGAGTGCGGCACAGCTGAAGCAACTGAAGGAGCAACAAGAG ATGCAACGGATGGTAGACTCCATGGTAAAATACCACAACAAGATTGCGTCAACCGCGCCGAGACAGGAAACCACAGAGGGCAGcacgaagaagaagaataagTATGCGTATGACAGTGATGAAGACACACATGGCGGAACGTGGGAGCATAAACAGCGTACACAAGAAATGACGGAAACCAGAG AGCGGGCAGAGATTTTGACTCAGATGGGACGTGGCAAGCACCATCTTGGTGACTTCCTCCCTCCAGATGAACTAGAGAAATTCCTTGAGACGCTTGAAGCATTGAAAGAAGGCAGGACCCCAGACTTCTCCGACTACCAGAAGTTCAAGATTCAAGCTGATAACATTG GTTATCAGATGTTGAAGAAGCTTGGATGGGAGGAAGGCCAGGGACTTGGTACCGAGGGGCAAGGTATCACAACACCTGTCAATAA AGGCAGTGCATCTACTTCAACGACAGGCCTGGGCATCGACAAAGCTTCCAATCTCACACAGGAAGATGCAGAGGACGAGTTCTCAGCATATCGCAAGAGGATGATGCTTGCTTATAGATTCAGACCAAACCCACTG AACAACCCCAGAAGACCGTACTACTGA